The Candoia aspera isolate rCanAsp1 chromosome 6, rCanAsp1.hap2, whole genome shotgun sequence genome has a segment encoding these proteins:
- the PLSCR1 gene encoding phospholipid scramblase 1 — translation MQKTSINSVPVPPAPGFPGPQAQYGYPQYAPGPDYYAPAQAFPGAPAQPPYAFPTAYGASAGYGQPAPHAVWMPEPPPLPNCPPGLEYLSQIDQILIHQQIELLEIITGFETCNKYEIKNAMGQRVYFAAEENDCCTLNCCGPSRPFTMKIMDNMGREVINLTRPLRCSSCCCPCCLQELEVHAPLGTTVGYVKQIWDPCLPKFVIQNAAQEDVLKIVGPCIVCSCCEDIDFEVLSLDENRVGKISKQWTGFVREAFTDADNFGIQFPMDLDVKIKAVMLGACFLIDFMFFEQSGQNRQQRSGVW, via the exons ATGCAAAAGACAT CAATTAATTCTGTACCGGTACCACCAGCTCCTGGATTCCCTGGACCACAGGCACAGTATGGATATCCTCAATATGCTCCTGGACCTGATTATTATGCTCCTGCACAAGCTTTCCCAG GTGCTCCAGCACAGCCTCCCTATGCATTTCCCACAGCTTATGGCGCTTCGGCAGGTTATGGCCAACCTGCTCCCCATGCTGTTTGGATGCCAGAACCACCTCCACTTCCCAATTGCCCTCCTGGATTGGAATATTTAAGTCAG ATTGATCAGATATTAATCCATCAGCAAATTGAACTTCTGGAAA TTATAACTGGCTTTGAGACTTGCaacaaatatgaaattaaaaatgcTATGGGGCAGAGGGTGTACTTTGCAGCTGAGGAAAACGACTGTTGTACTTTGAACTGCTGTGGACCATCACGACCATTTACAATGAAAATCATGGACAATATGGGCCGGGAAGTCATAAACCTCACGCGGCCTCTGCGATGCTCTAGTTGCTGCTGTCCTTGCTGTTTGCAGGAG cttGAAGTTCATGCTCCCTTAGGCACAACAGTTGGGTATGTTAAACAGATCTGGGATCCTTGTCTGCCAAAATTTGTAATCCAGAATGCAGCCCAGGAGGATGTACTCAAAATTGTTGGGCCCTGTATCGTCTGCAGCTGTTGTGAAGATATTGATTTTGAG GTGTTGTCTTTAGATGAGAACAGAGTTGGAAAGATTTCCAAGCAGTGGACTGGATTTGTGAGGGAGGCTTTCACAGATGCTGACAACTTTGGAATCCAGTTCCCAATGGATCTCGATGTTAAAATAAAAGCTGTTATGCTTGGAGCTTGCTTCCTTATA GACTTCATGTTTTTTGAACAGTCGGGACAAAATCGACAACAACGATCTGGGGTCTGGTAA